From Chelonia mydas isolate rCheMyd1 chromosome 22, rCheMyd1.pri.v2, whole genome shotgun sequence, the proteins below share one genomic window:
- the CLDN25 gene encoding putative claudin-25 produces the protein MAWSCNTKVHLGGIFLSFFGWVSSCVATFVPLWKNRNLDLNEMEIWTMGLWQVCVTQEEGIMECKSYESFLALPLDLRVSRILMFLSNGLGLLGFLISSCGLDCCKAWEAKTALKKQLALCGGVIFGISGIMTLIPVSWVAYNTVNEFWDETVPEIVPRWEFGEAMFLGWFAGFFLVVGGLLIVCSACLKGTETPTMPLAAYREPTQVQAPLAMRHWRQHSHPKNADLVI, from the coding sequence ATGGCTTGGAGCTGTAACACGAAGGTTCACCTGGGAGGAATATTTCTCTCATTCTTTGGGTGGGTCTCATCCTGCGTTGCGACTTTTGTGCCACTCTGGAAGAATCGCAACCTGGACTTGAATGAAATGGAGATCTGGACCATGGGGCTTTGGCAAGTCTGCGTAACGCAAGAGGAAGGTATTATGGAATGTAAAAGCTATGAGtctttcttggctctgccactggaccTCAGGGTGTCCAGAATTTTGATGTTCCTCTCTAATGGATTGGGACTTCTTGGATTCTTGATCTCCAGTTGTGGGCTGGACTGTTGCAAGGCCTGGGAAGCAAAAACGGCTCTAAAGAAACAACTGGCGCTTTGCGGAGGAGTGATTTTTGGCATCTCAGGAATTATGACCCTCATTCCAGTTTCCTGGGTCGCCTATAACACCGTAAATGAATTCTGGGATGAAACAGTCCCAGAAATCGTACCTAGATGGGAATTCGGGGAAGCAATGTTCCTGGGCTGGTTTGCTGGATTTTTCCTTGTAGTAGGCGGGCTGCTCATCGTCTGCTCAGCCTGTTTGAAAGGGACAGAAACGCCAACAATGCCTTTAGCAGCTTACCGTGAACCAACACAGGTGCAAGCTCCATTAGCAATGCGACACTGGCGCCAACATTCACACCCCAAAAACGCGGACCTGGTAATCTAA